A region from the Polaribacter sp. Hel1_33_78 genome encodes:
- a CDS encoding lipopolysaccharide assembly protein LapB, producing the protein MSLTKFESMLKTNSVYFFDLVEFEEIIVHYLDVGKHSLAKKAVKLGLDQHPQSVDLKLLQVELYIFENKIDKASVLLRKIEYLEPNNEEVFIQKAAISSKSGNHKEALMNLEKALTFTDDKVDVWSLLGMEYLYLDNFENARVNFAKCLEVDYEDYSALYNVVYCFDMEKKHEAAINYLNNYVDINPYCEVAWHQLGRQYFILEQFKEALSSFDYAVLIDESFIGGYLEKAKTLEELKRYKEAIDNYLITLELDDPTAFAYVRIGECYERLQKYEAAISYYKKAVHEDPLLDRGWILLTNLYYNEGNYQKASYYISKALKIDEGNSLYWRRYSEIKVKLHFFEEAVIGFEKCLALKDDAIEIYLALTDMLSFLGDFNDAVLVLFKAQKTHKNFAEIEYRLAGLFFVLDKENYGFSHLIAALKIDFDSNVLLKELYPIVYENEKVQKLLTDYKKALE; encoded by the coding sequence ATGTCTTTAACGAAATTTGAATCCATGCTAAAAACCAACAGCGTGTATTTTTTTGACCTAGTTGAGTTTGAGGAGATTATTGTACATTATTTAGATGTTGGCAAACACTCACTAGCAAAAAAAGCAGTGAAGCTTGGACTAGATCAACACCCGCAATCTGTAGATTTAAAATTACTGCAAGTAGAGCTTTATATTTTTGAAAATAAAATAGATAAGGCTTCTGTTTTGCTTAGGAAAATTGAATATTTAGAACCTAATAATGAGGAAGTTTTTATACAGAAAGCTGCCATCAGTTCTAAATCGGGAAATCATAAAGAAGCACTTATGAATTTAGAAAAAGCATTAACTTTTACAGACGATAAAGTCGATGTTTGGTCTTTATTAGGAATGGAATATTTGTATTTAGACAATTTTGAAAATGCACGTGTAAATTTTGCAAAATGTTTAGAAGTAGATTATGAAGATTATTCTGCTCTTTACAACGTTGTGTATTGTTTTGATATGGAAAAAAAACATGAAGCAGCTATTAATTATTTAAATAATTATGTTGATATAAATCCTTATTGTGAAGTTGCTTGGCATCAATTAGGAAGACAATATTTTATATTGGAGCAATTTAAAGAAGCTTTATCTTCTTTCGATTATGCGGTTTTAATTGATGAATCTTTTATTGGTGGCTATTTAGAAAAAGCTAAGACTTTAGAAGAGTTAAAACGTTATAAAGAAGCTATAGATAATTATTTAATTACTTTAGAATTGGATGATCCAACTGCATTTGCCTATGTTAGAATAGGAGAGTGTTATGAAAGATTACAAAAATATGAAGCTGCAATTTCTTATTATAAAAAAGCAGTTCATGAAGACCCTTTGTTAGATAGAGGTTGGATTTTACTTACTAATCTGTATTACAACGAAGGCAATTATCAAAAAGCATCTTATTATATTTCTAAAGCATTAAAAATTGATGAAGGCAATTCTTTATATTGGAGAAGGTATTCAGAAATAAAAGTGAAGCTTCACTTTTTTGAGGAAGCAGTTATAGGTTTTGAAAAATGTCTGGCTTTAAAGGATGATGCCATAGAAATCTATCTAGCATTAACCGATATGCTATCTTTTTTAGGCGATTTTAATGATGCCGTTTTAGTGTTATTCAAAGCTCAGAAAACCCATAAGAACTTTGCAGAAATAGAATATAGATTGGCAGGGTTGTTTTTTGTTTTAGACAAAGAAAACTATGGATTTAGTCATTTAATAGCAGCTTTAAAAATCGACTTTGATTCTAATGTTCTTTTAAAGGAATTATACCCGATAGTTTACGAGAATGAAAAAGTACAAAAACTATTGACGGATTATAAAAAAGCTTTGGAGTAG
- the pyrR gene encoding bifunctional pyr operon transcriptional regulator/uracil phosphoribosyltransferase PyrR encodes MSRKTLLNSKDIEIILHRLACQLIENHNDFSNTVFIGLQPRGSFLAHRLANLLKNHYNIKDLKLGLLDITFYRDDFRRRDAPLAATSTEIDFLIEDQKVVIIDDVLFSGRSIRAALTAIQSYGRPENIELLVLIDRRFSRHLPIQPDYRGRQVDAINEERVLVSWKENNKKDAVYIEQT; translated from the coding sequence ATGAGCCGAAAAACCTTACTTAACTCAAAAGATATTGAAATTATTCTTCACAGATTAGCTTGTCAGTTAATTGAAAATCATAATGATTTTTCGAATACAGTATTTATAGGTTTGCAGCCTAGGGGTTCTTTTTTAGCGCACAGATTGGCCAATTTATTAAAAAACCACTACAACATTAAAGACTTAAAGTTAGGTTTGTTAGACATTACTTTTTACCGAGATGATTTTAGAAGAAGAGATGCACCTTTGGCTGCAACTTCAACTGAAATTGATTTTTTAATTGAGGATCAAAAAGTTGTAATTATTGATGATGTACTGTTTTCCGGAAGAAGTATAAGAGCCGCATTAACCGCAATTCAATCTTATGGAAGACCAGAAAATATTGAATTATTAGTTTTAATTGATAGACGATTTAGCAGACATTTACCTATCCAGCCTGACTATAGAGGTCGACAGGTAGACGCTATTAACGAAGAACGAGTTTTAGTTTCGTGGAAAGAGAATAACAAAAAAGACGCAGTTTATATAGAGCAAACATAG